In Candidatus Nitrosarchaeum limnium SFB1, the following proteins share a genomic window:
- a CDS encoding 3-dehydroquinate dehydratase, type I yields MKYKTCVSIAEDSPIKIKKNLKETLRRSDYAEVRFDFLKINEIPKTLEIIKKDLKKIVCTLRPKSEGGKFEGSEKERISILKLIAEYDPFLLDVEYNTIKKNKELVRYLKTTKTKILISWHDFKKTPKSPELKNKMMQMSKFSNSVKIVTTSKSVEDSTRILQMYSMNKKINLIAFAMGDSGRISRVLCLYLGSPYTYVSLGKPVAPGQFSLDEMKKIISLNVD; encoded by the coding sequence ATGAAATACAAAACATGTGTATCAATTGCAGAAGATTCACCGATAAAGATTAAAAAAAATCTAAAAGAGACACTAAGAAGATCAGATTATGCAGAAGTGCGATTTGATTTTTTAAAAATAAATGAAATTCCAAAAACACTAGAAATTATTAAAAAAGATTTAAAAAAAATAGTTTGTACTTTAAGACCAAAATCAGAGGGTGGAAAATTTGAAGGTAGTGAAAAAGAAAGAATATCAATATTAAAATTAATTGCAGAGTATGATCCATTTTTATTAGATGTAGAATATAATACAATTAAAAAAAATAAAGAGCTAGTCAGATATCTAAAAACAACAAAAACAAAAATCCTCATTTCATGGCACGATTTTAAAAAAACTCCAAAATCACCTGAATTAAAAAACAAAATGATGCAAATGTCAAAATTTTCAAACAGCGTAAAAATTGTAACCACATCAAAATCAGTAGAAGATAGTACTCGAATTCTTCAAATGTATAGTATGAATAAAAAAATCAATTTGATTGCATTTGCAATGGGAGATAGTGGTAGAATATCAAGAGTTTTGTGCCTATATTTAGGAAGTCCTTACACATATGTTTCATTAGGAAAACCAGTTGCGCCAGGTCAATTCAGTCTAGACGAGATGAAAAAGATCATCTCACTAAATGTTGATTGA
- a CDS encoding NUDIX hydrolase produces MRSTRIVTSFIQDGQKLLILKRSNNVKTMKGLWAGISGIIEKDEEPLKRAKIEIHEEIGISENQLKLIKSANALKINSPQYENHEWEIFPFLFEVKNPEIKLNWENSEFKWIIKDELKNYKTVPSLEKVLSNLL; encoded by the coding sequence ATGCGCTCAACCAGAATAGTGACATCGTTTATCCAAGATGGACAGAAATTACTAATTCTAAAAAGAAGCAATAATGTAAAAACCATGAAAGGTTTGTGGGCAGGAATAAGCGGAATTATAGAAAAAGATGAAGAACCACTAAAAAGAGCAAAAATAGAGATTCATGAAGAGATAGGTATTTCAGAAAATCAATTAAAATTAATTAAAAGTGCTAATGCGTTAAAAATTAATTCTCCTCAGTATGAAAATCACGAATGGGAGATTTTTCCATTTTTGTTTGAAGTAAAGAATCCAGAAATTAAATTGAATTGGGAGAATTCAGAATTTAAATGGATTATAAAAGATGAACTAAAAAATTACAAAACAGTTCCAAGTCTTGAGAAAGTATTGTCAAATTTGTTGTAG
- a CDS encoding Signal transduction histidine kinase, protein MLALLDKDGKILDCNEHCSKNLGYEKNEMIGLIGPVDMVAEYDRQKAVDAFGIVVKNGINHDVPFDMMRKDHSIFPTIWSGAVLYDKSGNLEGYLVTGKDLSNLKNLENELEISQDHLKVSRLTTLGELTARLTHDMKNPLSSIFNRIDLIKMTTKEEKTIDHCNKIKHSLDQILHLIDDVTNFVRINPTKFQKNHLQDIIKNALEFIIIPNGIIIELPKDDPEINCDESQMTIVFTNLIYNAIQKLQDEGSISIQYDSDVSSHIIKIIDSGNPIPDDILDKIFEPLFTTKQKGTGLGLVSCKAIVEIHSGKLYVKNNPVTFTIVLPKNLK, encoded by the coding sequence ATGTTGGCTTTACTTGACAAAGATGGTAAAATCCTTGATTGTAATGAACACTGTTCAAAAAACTTAGGATATGAAAAAAACGAAATGATTGGATTGATTGGTCCAGTTGACATGGTTGCAGAATATGATCGACAGAAAGCAGTTGATGCATTTGGGATAGTTGTAAAAAATGGAATTAACCATGATGTTCCATTTGATATGATGAGAAAAGATCATTCAATATTTCCAACAATATGGAGCGGTGCCGTTTTGTATGATAAATCAGGAAATCTTGAAGGATATTTAGTGACAGGTAAGGATTTATCTAATTTGAAAAATCTGGAAAATGAACTAGAGATTTCACAGGATCACCTCAAAGTCTCTAGATTAACAACATTAGGTGAATTAACTGCAAGATTAACACATGACATGAAAAACCCCCTTTCTAGTATTTTCAATAGAATTGATCTTATTAAAATGACTACAAAAGAGGAAAAAACAATTGATCATTGTAACAAAATTAAACATTCTCTTGATCAAATCCTGCATCTGATTGATGATGTAACTAATTTTGTAAGAATTAATCCAACAAAATTCCAAAAAAACCACCTTCAAGATATTATTAAAAATGCACTGGAATTTATAATAATTCCAAACGGGATAATAATTGAATTACCCAAAGATGACCCTGAAATCAATTGTGATGAATCCCAAATGACTATAGTTTTTACCAACTTGATTTACAATGCAATACAGAAATTACAAGATGAAGGAAGTATTTCAATTCAATATGATTCTGATGTATCTTCACATATTATCAAGATAATTGATTCTGGAAATCCAATCCCTGATGATATATTGGATAAAATATTTGAACCGTTATTTACAACCAAACAAAAAGGAACAGGTCTTGGCCTTGTAAGCTGTAAAGCAATAGTTGAAATTCATAGTGGTAAGTTATATGTAAAAAATAATCCTGTAACTTTTACCATTGTTTTACCTAAAAATCTGAAGTAA
- a CDS encoding 3-phosphoshikimate 1-carboxyvinyltransferase — MNCKVEKSKLSGHVTCPPNKSYSHRAIFLASLAGNNSKIDNVLFSADTIATIEACKNFGAEIEQKNTSIIVKKPIKIDKIVPEIDAKNSGTTIRIASGIASLFSKPITLTGDSSLQKRPMQPLLDALESIGAKCSSTNGMPPIKITGKILGGDVSIPGNFSSQFISALLICAPLTERGINLTIEGNLVSKPYLDATIATMRNFGVSVQTLIPYKKYHITPQIYKASEFTVPMDFSSLALLLSAAILNGDEVTIHGKMGNLPQGDEAFIDIVEQMGVKIIIKEDQMTVESTEKLEGGKFDLSNSPDILPPLAILALKAKNPIEIINVKHARLKETDRILILARELKKLGMSIQEKEDGLILEPPKELHGALLNSENDHRLFMAFCIAGMYIGNCIVTDHESVAVSYPDFISEINKLGGKILQ, encoded by the coding sequence ATGAACTGTAAAGTAGAAAAGTCAAAATTATCAGGACATGTTACTTGCCCACCTAACAAGAGTTATTCTCATAGAGCTATTTTTCTAGCATCACTGGCAGGTAACAATAGTAAGATAGACAACGTATTATTTTCAGCAGACACTATTGCAACAATTGAAGCATGTAAAAATTTTGGGGCAGAGATAGAACAAAAAAATACATCAATAATCGTCAAAAAACCCATAAAAATAGATAAAATTGTGCCTGAAATTGATGCAAAAAACTCTGGTACCACTATCAGAATTGCATCTGGAATTGCTAGTTTATTCTCAAAACCAATAACACTGACAGGTGATTCAAGTCTTCAAAAAAGACCAATGCAACCTTTGTTAGATGCGCTTGAAAGTATTGGGGCAAAATGTAGTTCAACTAATGGAATGCCACCTATCAAAATTACTGGAAAAATATTAGGTGGAGATGTCTCAATTCCAGGAAACTTTTCAAGCCAGTTTATTTCTGCATTGTTAATTTGTGCACCTCTAACTGAGAGAGGAATTAATTTAACGATAGAAGGCAACTTGGTTTCAAAACCGTATCTAGATGCTACTATTGCAACAATGAGAAATTTTGGAGTGTCAGTACAAACTTTAATCCCATACAAAAAATATCACATAACACCCCAAATATACAAAGCATCAGAATTTACAGTTCCAATGGATTTTTCAAGTCTTGCATTACTTTTATCAGCAGCAATACTAAATGGGGATGAGGTTACAATTCATGGTAAAATGGGAAACTTGCCACAAGGAGATGAAGCATTTATTGACATCGTAGAACAGATGGGAGTAAAAATAATAATCAAAGAAGATCAGATGACAGTAGAATCAACAGAAAAACTAGAGGGGGGCAAATTTGATTTGAGTAATTCGCCGGACATTCTTCCACCTCTTGCAATTTTGGCATTAAAAGCAAAAAACCCCATAGAAATTATTAACGTAAAGCATGCAAGATTAAAAGAAACAGACAGAATTTTAATTTTAGCAAGAGAACTAAAAAAACTTGGAATGAGCATTCAAGAAAAAGAAGATGGTTTAATTTTAGAACCTCCAAAAGAATTGCATGGGGCATTATTGAATTCTGAAAATGATCATAGACTATTCATGGCATTTTGTATAGCTGGAATGTACATAGGAAACTGCATTGTAACAGATCATGAATCAGTTGCAGTTTCATATCCTGATTTTATTAGTGAGATAAACAAACTAGGTGGAAAAATTCTACAATAA
- a CDS encoding shikimate kinase — protein sequence MTKAKATVHGAISLVNAIATQKGATLGIELEVNATVESSPGKGIIIQSENKSLSSRLINKTIEKILSKKDIDENKIEITLESQIPTGYGLKSSSAISSAVALACSKIFKPKLTDKQILLSGVEASIESKVSITGAYDDACSCYYGGFNVTDNFKKNRIVSEKAPVNLIAVIFIPKNRKRGNLKNLKILSPVFENAWELAKKRDYWNAMNINGLATAATLDSDPKIMINLLEKGAYGASVSGNGPSIAAITKKENESNIKKVFSTLEGNVIVSKINNKKAEVHEL from the coding sequence ATGACAAAAGCAAAGGCTACGGTTCACGGAGCAATATCACTTGTAAATGCAATTGCAACCCAAAAAGGAGCAACGTTAGGCATAGAATTGGAGGTAAATGCAACAGTTGAATCAAGTCCAGGTAAAGGAATTATCATTCAATCAGAAAATAAGAGTCTCAGTTCAAGACTAATCAACAAAACAATTGAAAAAATTCTTTCAAAAAAAGATATTGATGAAAATAAAATTGAAATTACATTAGAATCACAAATACCAACAGGATATGGTTTAAAGAGCTCCAGTGCAATTTCTTCGGCAGTCGCCCTTGCATGTTCTAAAATTTTTAAACCAAAGTTAACAGATAAACAGATTTTGCTTTCAGGAGTTGAAGCGTCTATTGAATCCAAAGTCAGCATAACAGGAGCATATGATGATGCTTGTTCATGTTATTATGGCGGATTTAATGTGACAGATAATTTTAAGAAAAATCGCATCGTCTCAGAGAAAGCACCTGTAAATTTGATTGCAGTAATATTTATTCCAAAGAATAGAAAGAGAGGTAATTTAAAAAATTTAAAAATTTTATCACCTGTATTTGAAAATGCATGGGAGTTAGCTAAAAAAAGAGATTATTGGAATGCGATGAACATTAACGGATTGGCAACAGCTGCAACATTAGACTCTGATCCTAAAATAATGATAAACTTACTTGAAAAAGGAGCTTACGGAGCATCAGTTTCAGGAAACGGTCCATCAATTGCAGCAATAACAAAAAAAGAAAACGAATCAAACATCAAAAAAGTATTCTCAACACTTGAAGGAAATGTAATAGTTTCTAAAATTAACAACAAAAAGGCAGAAGTACATGAACTGTAA
- a CDS encoding thiamine biosynthesis protein ThiC, with product MGTQMSSARRGIATDEMKRVAKDEDVTLDWLLPKIARGSIIIPSNNVRPQKIHNVGIGKGLKTKVNVNIGTSTLNVNLEEEIEKAKVAVKYHADTIMDLSDGGDVRKIRQSLLAVAPITFGTVPIYEAYNYGVEVHKNPLNLSEDDFLNAFENNAKDGVDYTTIHCGITKDIAKRILKVKRYGGVVSKGGTITAAWMLKHDKENPYITHYDYLIELAKKYDITFSLGDALRPGSILDSHDELQVQEMINISQLTKRAHEQDIQVMVEGPGHVPLNEVSANVILAKSLIGDVPYYVLGPLVTDVASGHDHIASAIGAAVSASQGVDLLCYLTPSEHLALPNAEEVKSGLIAYRIAAHAADLVKIRDKAIKWDMAMTEARRTLDWEKQIALSIDPEEAARIHSRTGQRLGNNVPCTMCGGACVYVMLPQQRKYEKEENLQQI from the coding sequence ATGGGTACTCAAATGAGTTCAGCTCGAAGGGGTATTGCAACGGATGAAATGAAAAGAGTTGCAAAAGATGAGGATGTTACATTAGATTGGTTACTCCCAAAAATTGCACGAGGATCTATTATCATTCCCAGTAATAATGTTAGACCACAAAAAATTCACAATGTTGGAATAGGAAAAGGTCTCAAGACTAAAGTCAATGTCAATATTGGAACTTCTACTCTAAATGTGAACTTGGAAGAGGAAATTGAAAAAGCCAAAGTTGCAGTAAAATATCATGCTGATACTATAATGGATTTGAGTGATGGGGGAGATGTAAGAAAAATACGTCAATCTTTGTTAGCTGTTGCACCAATTACATTTGGAACTGTTCCAATTTATGAGGCCTATAACTATGGGGTTGAAGTTCACAAAAATCCTTTAAACTTAAGTGAAGATGATTTCTTAAATGCATTTGAAAACAATGCAAAAGATGGTGTTGATTATACCACTATTCACTGTGGAATCACTAAAGACATTGCAAAAAGAATTCTTAAGGTAAAACGATATGGAGGCGTAGTGAGCAAAGGTGGAACAATTACTGCTGCCTGGATGTTAAAACATGATAAAGAAAATCCTTACATCACTCATTATGATTATCTTATTGAACTTGCAAAAAAATATGATATCACATTTAGTTTAGGTGATGCCTTACGACCTGGTTCTATCCTTGATTCTCATGATGAACTACAAGTTCAAGAAATGATCAATATCTCGCAATTAACCAAACGTGCTCATGAGCAAGATATACAAGTGATGGTTGAAGGACCTGGCCATGTTCCATTAAATGAGGTGTCTGCTAATGTCATATTGGCAAAATCGTTAATCGGCGATGTACCTTACTATGTTTTAGGCCCTTTGGTAACTGATGTTGCATCCGGTCATGATCATATTGCAAGTGCAATTGGTGCAGCTGTATCTGCAAGTCAAGGTGTTGATCTATTATGTTACCTTACTCCTTCGGAACATCTTGCATTGCCTAATGCTGAAGAAGTAAAATCTGGATTAATTGCATATCGAATCGCGGCACATGCAGCTGATTTAGTAAAAATTCGTGACAAGGCAATTAAATGGGATATGGCAATGACTGAGGCTCGCAGAACATTAGATTGGGAAAAACAAATTGCGCTGTCTATTGATCCTGAGGAGGCCGCTAGAATACACAGCCGTACAGGGCAGCGTCTTGGAAATAACGTTCCTTGTACAATGTGTGGTGGAGCATGTGTTTATGTTATGTTGCCACAACAAAGAAAATACGAAAAGGAAGAAAACCTACAACAAATTTGA
- a CDS encoding shikimate 5-dehydrogenase codes for MSKTFAVIGDPIDHSLSPNIHSAAFRELNLDCSYIAYRIPKGELEEGVESLKKIKIDGFNVTIPHKIEMMKYIDKLDDSCSIIGAVNTVSNDNGILKGYNTDMDGFLEPFKKKNLSIKNKKILLLGAGGAARAIVAGCAKEHAQTITIANRTIQNANNLVNFSKKIGLDAIAIKIEDVGDTAKNYDVIVNATSVGLKNEPSPISLEEINPKTIVYDIVYMPINTDLLKKAKEKGATIIYGYEMLLGQATRAFEIWHGIEAPYNAMKKALLGVV; via the coding sequence ATGTCAAAAACATTTGCAGTAATTGGAGATCCAATAGATCATTCACTATCACCAAATATTCACAGTGCAGCGTTTAGGGAATTGAATTTAGATTGTTCATATATCGCATATAGAATTCCAAAAGGGGAATTAGAAGAAGGAGTAGAATCCCTTAAAAAAATCAAAATAGATGGATTCAATGTAACAATCCCTCATAAAATTGAGATGATGAAATACATCGATAAACTTGATGACTCTTGTAGTATCATAGGAGCTGTAAACACAGTATCAAATGATAATGGAATTTTAAAAGGATACAATACTGATATGGATGGATTTTTGGAACCATTTAAGAAAAAAAACTTAAGTATAAAAAATAAAAAAATTTTATTACTAGGAGCTGGAGGTGCTGCAAGAGCAATTGTTGCAGGATGTGCAAAAGAACACGCACAAACAATAACAATTGCAAACAGAACCATTCAGAATGCAAATAATCTTGTAAATTTTTCAAAAAAAATAGGTCTAGATGCAATTGCAATAAAAATTGAAGATGTAGGGGACACTGCAAAAAACTATGATGTAATTGTAAATGCAACATCAGTTGGATTAAAAAATGAACCTAGTCCAATTTCATTAGAGGAAATCAATCCCAAGACAATTGTATATGACATTGTATACATGCCAATTAATACGGATCTATTAAAAAAGGCAAAAGAGAAAGGAGCCACGATAATCTACGGCTATGAAATGTTGTTAGGTCAAGCAACTAGAGCATTTGAAATATGGCATGGTATAGAAGCACCTTATAATGCCATGAAAAAAGCATTGTTAGGAGTAGTGTAA
- a CDS encoding phospho-2-dehydro-3-deoxyheptonate aldolase yields the protein MNRILRKGKMLCIPMDHGISNGPIEGLTDPASIIYKCETRGLTSIIINKGILKTLPNPTKIGVLVHFSSSTSLSMSPNRKMLTGTVEEAVRMGADGVSLHINIGGKEEPEMLEQLGMTAEQCHKWDMPLLAMMYPRGENIKNPHDPEIVGHVSRIGAECGADIVKTLYTGDIDSFAKIVKSTPVPIVIAGGPKSKTDLDILQMTEDAMAAGAKGVTYGRNIFAHKKPDKIVEALASIIFKKESAKEAMKKIE from the coding sequence ATGAATAGAATCCTAAGAAAAGGAAAAATGTTGTGCATCCCAATGGATCACGGTATTTCAAATGGACCAATTGAAGGCCTAACAGACCCAGCATCCATAATTTACAAATGTGAAACACGTGGATTGACCAGTATTATCATAAACAAAGGAATTCTCAAGACATTACCAAATCCAACAAAGATTGGAGTTTTAGTACATTTTTCAAGTAGCACGTCATTATCAATGTCTCCGAATCGCAAAATGCTCACAGGTACGGTAGAAGAAGCAGTAAGAATGGGAGCAGACGGAGTATCATTGCATATCAACATTGGTGGAAAAGAAGAGCCAGAGATGCTAGAACAGCTCGGAATGACTGCTGAGCAATGTCACAAATGGGATATGCCACTTTTAGCAATGATGTACCCAAGAGGTGAAAACATCAAGAATCCACATGATCCGGAAATTGTAGGACATGTTTCACGAATAGGTGCAGAATGTGGAGCAGACATTGTAAAAACATTATACACGGGAGATATTGATTCATTTGCAAAAATTGTAAAAAGTACACCAGTACCAATTGTAATTGCAGGAGGGCCAAAATCAAAAACAGATTTAGATATTCTTCAAATGACAGAAGATGCAATGGCTGCCGGAGCAAAGGGAGTAACATATGGTAGAAATATTTTTGCACATAAAAAACCAGATAAAATAGTGGAAGCATTAGCATCAATAATTTTCAAAAAAGAATCCGCAAAGGAAGCAATGAAAAAAATTGAGTAA
- a CDS encoding prephenate dehydrogenase — translation MKKKITIIGAGGQMGQWFAKYFAANDFEVTGYDTENKISGKGILQADSLVGGILKADYVVLCTPTRRTPEIIRLIAKEMKRGTYLIEISSEKSKVVTSLSKMPAKINPICIHPMFGPGAKSIKGQNIISVPIKDAKKELTIAKELFDGANFVTIDAVEHDKKIAVILGLTHLMNLVFANIIAKDEKISLTEKMSGTTFRVQKILAESIMTESPELIETIIANPEIRRVAEELWKDIGRLLTAVQESKTEEVIDYIKTCQEKLSSNTNLEDSYKKLTKMVNAIEK, via the coding sequence ATGAAAAAGAAAATTACGATAATTGGGGCCGGAGGTCAAATGGGACAATGGTTTGCCAAATACTTTGCTGCTAATGATTTTGAGGTTACAGGTTATGACACTGAAAATAAAATAAGCGGGAAAGGAATTTTACAAGCAGATTCATTAGTTGGTGGAATTTTAAAAGCAGATTATGTTGTATTGTGTACTCCTACAAGAAGAACTCCAGAAATAATTAGACTGATTGCAAAAGAGATGAAAAGAGGGACATATCTAATTGAAATATCATCTGAAAAATCTAAAGTTGTAACATCCCTATCAAAAATGCCAGCAAAAATCAATCCAATATGCATCCACCCAATGTTTGGTCCAGGAGCAAAATCAATCAAAGGTCAAAACATCATATCAGTTCCAATTAAAGATGCAAAAAAAGAACTAACAATCGCCAAAGAACTTTTTGATGGGGCAAATTTTGTAACAATCGATGCGGTAGAACATGATAAAAAAATTGCAGTCATTTTAGGATTAACACATTTGATGAATCTTGTATTTGCAAATATCATTGCAAAAGATGAAAAAATATCTTTGACAGAAAAAATGTCAGGTACTACTTTTAGAGTTCAAAAAATACTAGCAGAAAGCATCATGACAGAATCACCAGAATTAATAGAGACAATTATCGCAAATCCAGAAATAAGAAGAGTTGCAGAAGAGCTATGGAAAGATATCGGAAGATTACTTACAGCAGTACAAGAATCAAAAACAGAGGAAGTAATAGATTACATAAAGACATGTCAAGAAAAGCTTTCTTCAAATACAAATCTAGAGGATTCGTATAAAAAATTAACAAAAATGGTAAATGCAATTGAAAAATAG
- a CDS encoding 3-dehydroquinate synthase produces MSKTRELIISPKVPQEQLTKFLLQLQDEKIKTVYLDPKKIDQKKIKLETVYTSPAAKYIVVEKDWSAKPKGKKIGKKFEVLSNKDIENILTLAKKGLDFVIVEVKDWKIIPLENIIAKLHKINTKIFAIANTPEEVRKMFSILEVGVDGVIFNTASINEVREAMLYLGTRSFELKPAKIIEIKEVGDGERVCVDTASILHKGEGMLIGSRSNFLFLVHNESVGSSFTSPRPFRVNAGAVHCYTLSPDGTTNYLSEVETGAEVLIINSKGNARRATVGRSKIERRPMLMIKAVVGDEIGGIIAQDAETIRFVRPNGQLVSVTHLKKGDIVMVHAKSATGRHFGMEVSDEYILEK; encoded by the coding sequence TTGAGTAAGACAAGAGAATTAATAATTTCACCCAAAGTTCCTCAAGAACAATTAACAAAATTTCTTCTTCAGTTACAAGATGAAAAAATTAAAACAGTATATCTAGATCCAAAAAAAATAGATCAAAAAAAAATTAAATTAGAAACAGTATACACGTCACCTGCTGCAAAATACATAGTAGTTGAAAAAGACTGGTCTGCAAAACCAAAGGGAAAAAAAATAGGTAAAAAATTTGAAGTGCTATCCAACAAAGACATCGAAAATATTCTAACATTAGCAAAAAAAGGACTAGATTTTGTAATAGTCGAAGTAAAAGATTGGAAGATAATCCCACTTGAAAATATTATTGCAAAACTTCATAAAATAAACACCAAAATTTTTGCCATAGCCAATACGCCTGAAGAGGTAAGAAAGATGTTCTCAATACTAGAAGTAGGAGTTGATGGAGTGATTTTCAATACAGCCTCAATTAATGAAGTAAGGGAAGCCATGTTGTATTTAGGAACTAGAAGTTTTGAATTAAAACCTGCAAAAATAATCGAGATAAAAGAAGTAGGCGATGGGGAAAGAGTTTGTGTAGATACGGCATCAATATTACATAAGGGGGAAGGAATGTTAATTGGGAGTAGATCAAACTTTTTGTTTTTGGTTCACAATGAATCGGTGGGGTCATCATTTACATCACCAAGGCCATTTAGAGTCAATGCAGGTGCAGTGCATTGCTATACACTTTCGCCAGATGGAACAACAAATTATCTTTCAGAAGTAGAAACAGGTGCAGAGGTATTGATAATAAATTCCAAAGGCAATGCAAGAAGAGCCACTGTCGGAAGATCAAAAATAGAACGACGCCCAATGTTGATGATCAAAGCAGTTGTAGGTGACGAGATTGGCGGAATTATTGCACAGGATGCAGAGACTATTCGATTTGTAAGACCAAACGGACAACTAGTATCAGTTACACATCTAAAAAAAGGAGACATTGTAATGGTACATGCAAAATCAGCTACAGGTAGACATTTTGGAATGGAAGTTTCAGATGAATACATCTTAGAAAAATAA
- a CDS encoding chorismate synthase, translating into MTGSSIGQRLVLTSFGESHGKSIGAVLDGCPAGLEIDEKEIQKMLDYRKPGQSLISTQRKEGDVVEIISGVFRGYTTGAPITMVIWNKDQKSTDYENLKTKLRPGHSDYPAMVKYNHFNDYRGGGRFSGRLTATHVMGGAIARKLLKVTLNVETNSFTTQIGKIKMGNKFNEKMVDLIYKNEVRCPEENTAKKMKESILDARKKGDSLGGIIESVTTNIPVGLGEPIFGSLESDLSKAIFSIPSVKGIEFGSGFAGSELCGSENNDLYTIKKGKIVTKTNNSGGILGGISNGMPITMRIAFKPASSIAQKQSTVDIKTKKETVLEVKGRHDPCVVPRAPPVVDSLVALTLADHAILAGAIKPVL; encoded by the coding sequence TTGACAGGGAGTTCAATAGGTCAGCGACTTGTGTTAACCAGTTTTGGTGAAAGTCACGGAAAATCCATAGGGGCTGTTTTAGATGGATGTCCAGCAGGATTAGAAATAGATGAAAAAGAAATTCAAAAAATGTTAGATTATAGAAAACCAGGTCAGTCACTAATTTCTACACAAAGAAAAGAAGGAGATGTTGTTGAAATTATTTCAGGAGTGTTTAGGGGATATACCACTGGAGCTCCAATTACAATGGTAATTTGGAATAAAGATCAAAAATCAACAGATTATGAAAATTTGAAAACAAAACTTAGACCAGGACATTCAGATTATCCTGCCATGGTAAAGTATAATCATTTTAATGATTATAGAGGAGGTGGAAGATTTTCAGGGAGATTAACTGCAACACATGTGATGGGAGGTGCAATTGCTAGAAAATTATTAAAAGTTACACTAAATGTTGAAACCAATTCATTTACAACACAAATTGGAAAAATAAAGATGGGAAATAAATTCAATGAAAAAATGGTTGATCTAATTTATAAAAATGAAGTACGATGTCCAGAAGAAAACACTGCAAAAAAAATGAAAGAATCAATTCTAGATGCAAGAAAAAAAGGAGATTCACTTGGAGGAATAATCGAATCAGTAACTACAAACATCCCAGTAGGATTAGGAGAGCCAATATTTGGTTCATTAGAATCAGATTTGAGTAAAGCAATATTTTCAATTCCATCTGTAAAGGGAATAGAGTTTGGCTCAGGATTTGCAGGATCAGAATTATGCGGTTCTGAAAATAATGATCTGTACACCATTAAAAAAGGAAAAATTGTTACAAAGACAAATAATTCAGGTGGGATTCTTGGTGGGATATCAAATGGGATGCCAATTACAATGAGAATTGCATTTAAACCTGCATCATCAATAGCACAAAAACAGAGTACTGTCGATATTAAAACGAAAAAAGAAACAGTGTTAGAAGTAAAAGGAAGACACGATCCATGTGTAGTACCTAGAGCACCACCGGTAGTAGATTCCTTAGTTGCGCTAACTTTGGCGGATCATGCTATTTTAGCTGGAGCAATCAAGCCTGTATTATAG